Within Planktothrix serta PCC 8927, the genomic segment CAGTTTAAACCTGGACAATAGTTAATTCTTTGAGAGGCAGTTATTAGATGATTTTTTAAATCAGGATCTTGATCAATTAATTCAGCCATATCTTTATAGATATCTGTTAGTAAAAGATTGTTTTCCTTATAAAGGGGAATATAAAGGGGATAGGGAGGCATGAAACAGCTATCAAACATTTCTTGCAATTCAGGTATAATAAAATAGGATTCTTTATGAATGAATCCTGTTACCCAAATGCGATGCTGTGGTGCAGTTTGCTGATTAACTTTGCCTTCTTGATACAGATTATAAAATATTTTTTCTGTATCTGAAAATGGATATTGCTTATTAATAGTTTGAGATTGAATATCTAAATCAACAATAGCAAAAAGTTTTTCAGGGTCTAAATGAGATTTAATTTTTGTACGGTCTGAATCAGGTTTAATTGAATCTTGTTGTTGTAAATCTTTTAACTCAAAAAAGGTGTTAATTACATCTAGGCGATCGCCACAATTAAAAAATTCAGGTTTGTATTGACTCCAATATTTAGGAACACAAGCTTTATAAAAGTTCGCATCAGGCTTCTTATCCATGTCCTTATAGCTATAGCTTTCCGGTGAACCTCTCCCCCCAAGTTTGGGAATCTTCCCTTCACACAAAACTACAATTTTATTGTCAATCCTGTTAGATTTAAGAATAATTTTACAATGTTCTTGTAATTCCTCTGGGTTCAGACTCATGTTACTCAATATTAATTTTGATTTTTAATTAATTTCAGCTTAATTACTTTAACGTGAGCAGGGGTTAATGCCTCACATAAGTCGTAAGAGTGGGTTGCTAAAATATATTGGTTGCTGGGTTCCCATTGTTCTAAATCAGAAATAATTTGATATTGCCAGTCTGGATGTAATGTAATTTCAATCTCATCCATTAAAACAATAGCATCTTTTATGTCATTATGTTTTAGCCAAATATAAATACTGAGTCGTTTTAATTCGCCACGACTAAGATCTTCGGGATATAGATCTACTTCTTCACCCTGTTTATCTAATTTAAAGGTTATTTGGTTTAAATCGGGAGAAAAATTGATTTTTTTATTAATCAAAATTGAATTTATATCCTGCTTCAATAAGGCTTCATAGTAATTACTTTCTTTTCCATCTTTTATTGCATTTCTATCTTTGTTTCTAGCATCTATAAATAATTGTTTTACCAGATCTATTGCGAGAAAATCATAAGTAAAAAAACCTGGGATTTTTGTTTTTAAGGAATTTATGTTAGAACAGTTGTTTTTTTCAGAATCATCTTTTTTTTCAGAAAATAACTTTCTATATTCTCCATTCATAAATAGAAAATCTTGTGTTATATGAGAAGCAAAAAATACTTTTTTTGACAATTCATCTAAAAAAATTCTAGCTTTATGAGGAGATAAATTCCCTATTTTACAAAGTAATGATTTGTATTCAACTAATTTATTTTTAGTTGAAGAATAATTACAAATAACTAATAAATTTTCCCGTTCCCATTCATCGATCACCTTGCTCATTGCTTCAAGAGGTAGTCGAATAAAACTATTATTTTTAGAAGGAATAGAAATCGGCAGTTTTTCATTGTAAGCCTTGGAATTTATTTTGGAATTTATGGCATCAATTGTTTGATAAGCAAAAAACTCGATAGTGTGGATCTTAGAACCGTCCCAAATATCGAAGATAGCTAAAATAGTTTTCTCTGATGACTGATTAGGATTGAATCTATGAAGTAAATTTTGTAAAAAAATCTCTCTCTCGGCAGAAGTAGAACAGTGGAGAAGGGTAAAAATCAACTGTAAGAGCGTACTTTTACCGCCCCCATTTTGACTTCCTAAAGGAAAAATTCGAGGGAAGAAATCTTTCTCAAACGTAATATCGACTTGATTTAAAGCCCGAAAATTTGGAACTTGAACTCTTAGTAAGTGCATACTAGACTCCTGATTGTGTGGAGTTAAAACGATACCTTAATAAAATATAGAATATAATATTGCGATCGCTAACCCCCCAAACTAATAAACCCGTTTCTCAACTAATTTAATGGATAAAATCAAGATTCTTGTTCAGAAACCCGGTTTCTGGGGGAGTACAGACCCTTACTAGGGACAAAAGGCCTTTAAGTATTTTCTGCCAATACTGCGATCTCAGACCATCCAAGTGTTCCTATAATATTAAACAATTGCAATAAAAATCCCAAGAAAGCAATAAATCCGCGTTAGGGAACACAGATAAGATTATGAGCAGAATAGAAACCCGTACAGAACCGATGGTCTTGAACATGGGGCCACACCATCCCTCCATGCACGGGGTTTTACGGTTAATTGTCACCCTG encodes:
- a CDS encoding AAA family ATPase — protein: MHLLRVQVPNFRALNQVDITFEKDFFPRIFPLGSQNGGGKSTLLQLIFTLLHCSTSAEREIFLQNLLHRFNPNQSSEKTILAIFDIWDGSKIHTIEFFAYQTIDAINSKINSKAYNEKLPISIPSKNNSFIRLPLEAMSKVIDEWERENLLVICNYSSTKNKLVEYKSLLCKIGNLSPHKARIFLDELSKKVFFASHITQDFLFMNGEYRKLFSEKKDDSEKNNCSNINSLKTKIPGFFTYDFLAIDLVKQLFIDARNKDRNAIKDGKESNYYEALLKQDINSILINKKINFSPDLNQITFKLDKQGEEVDLYPEDLSRGELKRLSIYIWLKHNDIKDAIVLMDEIEITLHPDWQYQIISDLEQWEPSNQYILATHSYDLCEALTPAHVKVIKLKLIKNQN